A stretch of DNA from Juglans microcarpa x Juglans regia isolate MS1-56 chromosome 5D, Jm3101_v1.0, whole genome shotgun sequence:
CTTTCTTTTTTgcttatatatagtactactacTGCAAAAAAGGTGAAGAACAAAATTGTGATGATTTCTGATATGACATTCATGTTAGCCTTTCGATTCCTGAAATTTCCAACCGGTAGTTCTGATCATGAGATGGAAAATTggaaattattcttctttttctgcATGATCGATGCAtatacaatattaatatatattctgCTGCGAAAGGTGCAGAACAATATGCCTGAGTTTTGTTTGGGTTTCTGCTCGATCGATCTAATCAAGTAACTTCGAGGGGGAAAAAGGAACAAAGACAACGAAAAGATCACTGAATTCAAACACTACTTCAATAAAACACATGATTTTCCTCGGAAGCGGGTTGAGACAAAACACATATCCCAAAATCCAGgtcaaaaacaaattaaagttttggactctttaattttattaacgAGCAAGTTTTGTAAGGGGATTGAATGAGTTGTTTCAATTATTATCTAAAAAACTCTGACGCAGTTCTGTAGCCACAATAATAGACAGATTAAAGAAGAAGACAGATCCATCAGTACAAACTCTCACTGAATTATTGCTGAGATAGAAAACCTCTAAAATCTCTAAAATCCACAGCTCCACTCTCACCTAAAATGTCTAGCCACTtaaaacttctctctctctctctctacaattaAAAAGTAGAAGGTGCAAAgaggtaaaataataataataataataataataataataataataataataataataataataataataaataaaggtGGCAATCTAACTAGCTACCTGCATGTTCATATGTTCTAGTCTTTTAGTTAGTTTGGATGGCTGGTCTGGTTTTTCTAATTAGTTTTGAATGTGTAACTCATGAGATGTAAAGATGTAATcaggttatcaataaaattagagtatttttttttttttttaaatgttcgAGTCTTGAGGGCAAAGAAGGACACATCCTTTTCCGAGAGGTTGGTTTTCCGAATTTAAATCCATGAAAGCTGCTTAGGTATTGCTAGCTGCCTCTGAGCTGAATGTTGAAAATTGTGTTTCGAAATAGGCGCTACAGATCGAGACTTGGCCCATGCCTTCCCAGTTGTAGACCAGGCCTGGATCATCAACTTAGTAATCACTCAtgtcactttattttttaatgacctCATTTTCATTCCACCGCTCCAACACATTGTACGTACTCTTTACATCGCAACCATTCTATTTCAACCTTTTGCCTAACAATCAAGGTCCCACGACCCAACCACAATATATCATCCAAATCTGATCGATGGAGCAGATTTCTCGTCGTTCTTTTGCTACTAATTCCTTAATGTACTTTAGTTTGatcgaagaagaaaaaaactcagtgattttaaattatttattgccTTTGCTTCCTCAGCCAAAAGTCTAATGACAGGAGGATCTATCCCCTCTCTTCctcacacacacagacacagaCACAGACACGTACAGAGATACACATAATTCTACTCAGAACGACTGAGTAGAAAGAAAGCGGAACATGCATTAAAGATTGGCAAGATCATATGCTATCCTCGCGCAGATGCCATGGAAATATCATTGTCTTTCTGCATCATAAGCAGAGCAGACATCAAAGTTTATCACCTgatcatcttttctttctttcttttatatctCTGCTGCACTAAAACAAATCCCGCCTCCCTCTTCACCCCACCTGTCTAGCtcacatatatagatatacgCACCCGTCTCCGTCTCTATGGACAGACTTCATGCCCACCCAACGGGTCCCCCATATATTCCTCACACGTATGAAATACTCTTGAGTCTTGATGGAAGAGATATAATAGCACTGGaccaaatattttgatgatctaTGTTTCTTCAAACTTGAATTGAATTTTACAAAGAAAAGCATTTGCAAAATTCTCCCAgttatcattttgaaaatacttaTCTTCCTAGAGATCAGCTAGTCATCATGTCTAAACTAATTATGTAGTTTCTGCTTTAAAGACGGGAGAAATTTTTTCCATTACTCCAACCTGAAGGTGCCTTACCAACAAAAAATCAAGGGTCAAAGAGTCTCTTAACTTGAGGAATATGCTGTCTCATATTCaaagacataaaaaataataattcaccTCATTTCATTTACACACTAGCTCATACTAAAATGATGATGTTAATAAATAGAAAACGGTTACTGGTTTCCCTCATTTTGCATATCAAAAGATTGCAAGCCCGATCTAATCTTAAATCTCAAATAGTTTAAGATGTTATCGAATTACTACTACAGATGAAGATCCAAACTCACATGGTCCTGGACGCTAGCCTTCGATTCGTAAACGTACCTGCTTTGAGAACTAGACCCACCAACGTGTGAGGGCTTTAACTCATCCCCGGCAAACAATGGCAACGGGTGCAACGAAGGGTCCCTATTAAAAGTAGGGTTACTTTGGGCGGCAGGGATTCGCCACAAGGCCAAAGGACTCCCATTTATAGGAGGAGGCTGAGAAAACGAGCTGGGGCTTCCATAATACCTACCATTAGCAGCAACGGTATTAGTATTACTAGTGTTCCATGATGGATAGGACATTGGTGGAATTGGAGCGGAGCCGAGGCGGTAATTCATGAACCCTGCATAGACGTGCGCATCAGAGAGGTGGCTACTATGTACCATGGCCGACTGAAGATGCGCGCGTTTTGCGTGTTGGCGTTCCCTTTTATGGGCGTTTTGGTGGCCTCCTAAGGCTTGAGAGGTTGGGAAGTTTCGACAACAGTAGTGGCACTCAAATCTGCGGTTACTCTCCCCGTTCTCGTTCATGTTGTCCTTTGCGTCGATCTCGCACGTGTTGGTCTCGGCAGACTCGGACTGATCATCAGTGCCGGCACCTGCATGTTTATCACCGCCGAATTCTATGCCAAAAAGCCTAATGCCCTTTTCCTTAACTGGTGCGGGGCGAATGAAGGGGAGCTGAGAGAAGGATTCGACGTTCATGAAGTCATGGGTCTCTCTCTCGGTCTTGTCCATGGAAGGAAGGGACTGGGGATCAGTTTAGTTTGTATGTAAGATTAGCAGCtcagagcgagagagagagacagagagagagagaggggtgaaGTGCAGTACCACACCAGGTTGGAGGGAGAATTGGGGGGGAGGTGAGGTTGTATGTTCAGGGTTGTGGATGTGTGGTTGGTGGGGCCTATAAAGAGGGAGGAGGGGTCTGATTTTTAACACAAATGAGGCTGACCCATCTCAGAGTGAAGCCTGACAAGCCCTCGAGTTTCAGATCAGTGGCTTTGGCTTCTCAAAGTACCATGCACCCTTTGCCTCCTTCCACTTAtacatctttatttatttatttatttatttttgtctctGTAAGTAAAATGTACATCCCCTTGAATTTCAGCAGTACTATCATATGAATCTACCCCTAGCGTTGGTGAAACGGGAGaaaccaaggaaaaaaaatacagtgacCTTCTGTTGGAAAGTTTCTACTATTCTTAGGCTTcatttggttaccaaactcacttcaactgatctcaactcatcattataattttttcaaattctaatacaaaatataataaacaattcaacttttttaaattttaaaataataataatattaaaaaataatattctaataatattttatcatcacaactcaactcaactcaactcaactcacttcaacatccacacacacccttaaTATCGTAAATTTTAATATCCATGCATATTATATTATCGTTATAAACATGACAAAGACTCTAATTAATCAATTTCCTTATGGCTAATGAGACCACATTAATAACTTATGCTATAATGTCAATGAGAAATTTTACATGAAAGTTTTACACCAAACACGTACGCCGTCCAcctaatcaatatgtgattagtcattttattattttatcttaatgtttaaatgtgtgtttaaatagaataatgatGACAAATCAGTACTACATGTTAATTAGATAAATGTGTTTGGTGAATGacttttatatagaatttatcttCGAaaattcttaagaaaaaaaCACTAGAAATCTCTTACTACATATGACGTATGTACCACATGACTTATGGTCTTGTGACTTATaaaatctagctagctagctagtgggTATATGAGTACGTAAAACATATCCCTACATAATtctataagaatatttttgttttttgtttttttttccatccaAGACCATACATGataaaagagaaacaatatATCGAGGCTGGAAAACCAAATGGTACTCGGGGAT
This window harbors:
- the LOC121266528 gene encoding zinc finger protein 8, which codes for MDKTERETHDFMNVESFSQLPFIRPAPVKEKGIRLFGIEFGGDKHAGAGTDDQSESAETNTCEIDAKDNMNENGESNRRFECHYCCRNFPTSQALGGHQNAHKRERQHAKRAHLQSAMVHSSHLSDAHVYAGFMNYRLGSAPIPPMSYPSWNTSNTNTVAANGRYYGSPSSFSQPPPINGSPLALWRIPAAQSNPTFNRDPSLHPLPLFAGDELKPSHVGGSSSQSRYVYESKASVQDHVSLDLHL